In the Wyeomyia smithii strain HCP4-BCI-WySm-NY-G18 chromosome 2, ASM2978416v1, whole genome shotgun sequence genome, one interval contains:
- the LOC129724951 gene encoding uncharacterized protein LOC129724951 — protein MSFCRITGKCRSLPKPNYFPMLPPISPADAKRFCRITGKSYGLPAHHFIPVMLIKNSLKEKCKVTNIAGELSPHHYVPGNYGSRKHIVICQLRYVLPILDSEDDAQKNLTNILGQKSKPVEQSLYVYKVDERNFGLVFPARLEAAVRDGDVRDMMLAKESDKLLIKLRKGNSVSVSLRNVESNDLKNLYEGEGPREEVIKKREQEEAKRPKSKGRANLSSIANIFEQKEKLEEQQEEQEQQFIEAHREKAVRLAEERRERQLAENMKALRLNEHLIEQESELSDLIKPMIESWDWNTLEKEAQENSSNVTAIKALPEVHQITPIKLTPKLIQVDRAILERSCGVEAASFVGKVTPTKLEIKTERLNAMKTLPAGVLDALSHVEAKLSAQSDLFPHLDDLASVVSRLHESQRSEVDGVPGVSLIVNHQNIFVPGQTLTVNNKPTFVPGQTIETDNGILEFISGVTITTHDGAIKFVPGEINLTKTGKPQNFIAGKIIDGKFVCGQVMTINDEPQFVPGQTIVTPEEVTKFVAGIVDESSGAFVAGQNVETPDGVKFIPGQTITVHGKEKFIPGQMVMNRNKEMVFVPGQTVVNEDGMSLFVPGKTIVTQEGAKFIPGQYANDTFVPGLAKGEVFVPGVNIETKEGSKFVEGQIVHTKHGDVFMPGSTTVSKDGQIQFEIASTIDAVQFSEASPVGMVMDSGSMKITEPTLCAFGNIVQNDDGVAFYPEKIKKEQLPTGKVVPGKLIKQQAQTKFIPGINVDDGFIPGQVVLTDHGEQFVPGQVIETSEGLKFVPGQIIETKNGSKFVPGQTMHTVDGPRFVPGQILNTKAGPTFIPGQVISTDDDGEKFVPGQIVDTDDGPRFVPGRVVETENKVTFIPGRIVQTADGPKFVAPDLKDTEDGDEEFHVQSFTVTPEELKLLKPNQTTTTLESTESTLVVTLDSSMLQQLSEAGMHVGRQVEASAVDYVLQSTKERKALQHFITEHHIQAASIEVMENIFDGLKKVCKQINLESLQYGGYEDKLVDVSACNGSTGVVEMLAINLVTILTNADESENRNMYEVIAEAIKMSSNEYSIEELQHAMESPIASDYLASVMNRTIVRNNIDQKLKTITAYVEDIEDGADVVGSTPHGAIEEFCQLLNNDQMSEAFVNLLKKDEKLFKSIVSSLKSSGVVDDSVNISDILQAAVVDSIQDRAQTAMVELLNDQNRVQLTSLLKKSGGLAAALGHSKEAEMFQYLATHPKALRDLNKEDELFTIVNRVLIMEELAEDDDECRELIDSLEKTPAHATKSDKLRELIRQSGALTFVPMKKLLIETSKDVPISLFYTNNRLAIDEFFLKSGQVQRYSPKAFLIIKKGIQAVIPRESSHEVLAGKIAYTVLDENGIRHFQPMNVLNALKITPRYSHRFSMYTCDIREDPDNDTLSSNSSHDGDLEDSSNHYRSLSRRGSMYSSGSSNGYDFNRRGDRLDFMTATTRRKSLRNGFNHPYHTYHRQDSFKTLPMAMRIAIKASLSREAPIIKSASRSYIPRSPTMTRLK, from the exons ATGTCGTTCTGTCGCATCACCGGCAAATGCCGGTCATTACCTAAACCTAACTACTTTCCTATGCTGCCACCAATTTCACCGGCGGATGCAAAACGATTTTGTCGTATTACCGGAAAATCCTACGGATTACCAGCGCACCATTTCATTCCTGTGATGCTTATCAAAAATTCACTCAAAGAAAAGTGTAAGGTAACCAATATCGCCGGAGAACTGAGTCCTCACCATTATGTACCTGGTAATTATGGTAGTAGAAAGCACATCGTCATCTGTCAGCTTCGCTACGTACTGCCCATCCTGGACTCCGAAGATGACGCacaaaaaaatttaaccaaCATCCTTGGACAGAAAAGTAAACCCGTTGAGCAGAGCTTGTATGTATACAAAGTTGACGAGCGAAACTTTGGTCTTGTGTTTCCGGCCCGACTGGAAGCTGCCGTGCGGGATGGAGATGTTCGTGACATGATGCTCGCCAAGGAATCTGATAAATTGCTTATCAAACTTCGAAAAGGCAACAGCGTCTCGGTTAGTCTCCGAAATGTGGAATCGAATGATCTGAAAAACCTGTACGAAGGCGAAGGTCCTCGTGAAGAGGTTATCAAAAAACGAGAACAGGAAGAAGCTAAGCGACCGAAATCGAAAGGCAGAGCGAATTTATCCAGTATCGCGAATATTTTCGAGCAAAAAGAGAAGTTAGAGGAACAACAAGAAGAACAGGAACAACAATTTATTGAAGCTCACCGAGAGAAAGCGGTGCGACTGGCAGAAGAACGCCGGGAAAGGCAGTTGGCCGAAAATATGAAAGCATTGCGATTGAACGAGCACCTCATAGAGCAGGAAAGTGAACTAAGTGATCTTATCAAACCTATGATTGAATCCTGGGACTGGAACACACTAGAAAAGGAAGCTCAGGAGAACAGTTCAAATGTGACAGCTATAAAAGCTTTACCCGAGGTTCATCAGATCACTCCGATTAAATTAACACCTAAGCTAATCCAAGTAGACCGCGCCATCCTCGAAAGATCCTGTGGTGTGGAAGCGGCCTCATTCGTGGGAAAAGTGACTCCAACAAAACTGGAAATCAAAACCGAACGTCTCAACGCAATGAAGACTCTGCCGGCTGGAGTATTGGATGCTTTGTCGCACGTTGAAGCGAAGCTATCCGCACAATCTGACCTGTTCCCCCATCTGGATGACTTGGCATCCGTGGTGAGTCGACTTCACGAATCCCAGCGCTCTGAGGTGGACGGAGTCCCAGGAGTCAGCTTGATTGTCAATCATCAGAATATCTTCGTTCCTGGTCAAACGTTAACGGTCAACAACAAGCCAACATTTGTACCCGGCCAAACGATTGAGACAGATAATGGTATTCTCGAATTCATCTCAGGAGTTACGATCACTACACATGACGGGGCGATAAAATTCGTTCCAGGTGAAATTAATCTTACCAAAACCGGCAAACCACAGAACTTCATTGCTGGTAAAATAATCGATGGAAAGTTCGTATGCGGTCAAGTTATGACCATAAACGATGAGCCTCAATTCGTGCCAGGACAAACGATTGTTACTCCTGAAGAAGTAACTAAATTCGTTGCCGGAATTGTTGACGAATCTTCGGGAGCTTTTGTAGCCGGTCAAAACGTTGAAACACCGGATGGAGTTAAATTTATTCCAGGTCAAACAATCACTGTTCACGGAAAAGAGAAATTTATACCCGGACAAATGGTTATGAATAGAAACAAAGAAATGGTTTTCGTGCCAGGCCAAACGGTCGTGAATGAGGATGGGATGTCGCTGTTTGTTCCAGGTAAAACTATAGTTACTCAGGAAGGTGCTAAGTTTATTCCGGGTCAGTATGCGAATGATACCTTCGTTCCTGGATTGGCCAAAGGAGAAGTATTTGTACCTGGTGTAAACATTGAAACCAAAGAGGGTTCCAAGTTTGTTGAAGGTCAAATTGTCCACACGAAACACGGCGATGTATTTATGCCGGGATCTACAACGGTGTCTAAAGACGGCCAGATTCAGTTCGAAATTGCCTCCACAATCGATGCCGTTCAATTTAGTGAAGCAAGTCCAGTTGGCATGGTAATGGATAGTGGCAGCATGAAAATAACCGAGCCTACTTTGTGTGCCTTCGGAAACATAGTACAAAATGATGACGGAGTAGCGTTCTATCCGGAGAAAATAAAGAAGGAACAACTTCCGACGGGTAAGGTCGTTCCGGGAAAGTTGATCAAACAACAAGCTCAGACTAAATTCATTCCCGGCATCAATGTGGACGATGGCTTTATTCCTGGTCAAGTAGTGCTGACCGATCATGGTGAACAGTTCGTACCCGGACAAGTTATCGAGACTAGTGAGGGTTTGAAATTTGTCCCGGGTCAAATAATAGAAACTAAGAATGGGTCCAAATTTGTGCCTGGTCAAACGATGCATACAGTAGATGGTCCTCGGTTCGTTCCGGGGCAAATCTTAAACACGAAAGCGGGACCTACGTTTATCCCCGGACAAGTTATTTCCACAGATGATGATGGGGAGAAATTTGTGCCAGGACAGATAGTCGATACGGACGATGGTCCACGGTTCGTTCCGGGACGCGTAGTGGAAACGGAGAACAAGGTTACCTTCATTCCGGGTAGAATTGTTCAGACTGCTGATGGGCCGAAATTCGTTGCACCTGATCTCAAGGATACCGAGGATGGCGACGAAGAGTTCCATGTGCAGAGTTTTACGGTGACTCCGGAGGAGTTGAAGCTTTTGAAGCCTAATCAAACGACAACTACTTTAGAGTCGACGGAAAGTACCTTGGTAGTTACGTTGGACAGTTCTATGTTGCAGCAGTTATCCGAGGCTGGAATGCACGTTGGCCGTCAGGTTGAAGCGTCGGCTGTTGATTACGTGCTGCAAAGTACTAAGGAAAGGAAAGCTTTACAACACTTTATAACAGAGCACCACATTCAGGCTGCTAGCATCGAAGTTATGGAGAACATTTTTGATGGGTTGAAAAAAGTGTGCAAACAAATAAACCTGGAATCTTTGCAGTACGGAGGATATGAAGATAAGCTTGTGGACGTATCTGCATGCAATGGTTCGACGGGGGTTGTTGAAATGCTTGCTATCAACCTGGTCACAATCCTGACCAACGCGGATGAGTCCGAAAATCGTAATATGTATGAAGTTATCGCAGAAGCTATTAAGATGTCTAGTAATGAGTACAGTATCGAAGAACTCCAGCATGCAATGGAAAGCCCGATTGCTTCTGATTATCTCGCGAGTGTTATGAATAGGACCATAGTAAGAAATAATATAGATCAAAAGCTGAAAACTATTACTGCTTACGTTGAAGACATTGAAGATGGCGCAGATGTCGTCGGATCGACACCACATGGCGCAATAGAAGAGTTCTGCCAGCTGTTGAACAATGACCAAATGTCGGAGGCGTTTGttaatttgttgaagaaagatgaaaagttattcaaatcgATTGTGAGTAGTTTGAAGTCTTCCGGTGTAGTGGACGATAGTGTTAATATTTCGGATATATTACAAGCGGCTGTTGTGGACAGTATTCAAGACAGGGCACAAACGGCCATGGTTGAGCTGCTCAATGATCAAAACCGAGTGCAGTTGACTAGTTTGTTGAAGAAATCTGGAGGGTTGGCTGCGGCCTTGGGACACAGTAAAGAGGCGGAAATGTTCCAATACCTGGCGACGCATCCGAAAGCACTGAGAGATCTGAACAAGGAAGATGAGTTATTCACCATAGTTAATAGAGTATTGATAATGGAAGAACTTGCAGAAGACGACGACGAATGCAGAGAACTGATTGACAGTTTAGAGAAGACACCTGCACATGCAACAAAAAGTGACAAGCTGCGGGAGTTGATTCGTCAAAGTGGAGCTCTGACTTTTGTTCCTATGAAAAAACTACTAATCGAAACATCGAAAGATGTACCAATTTCCTTGTTTTACACTAACAATCGGCTTGCGATTGACGAATTCTTCCTTAAGAGCGGCCAAGTACAACGGTACAGCCCGAAGGCGTTTCTAATTATTAAAAAAGGAATACAGGCAGTAATTCCAAGAGAATCTAGTCATGAGGTGCTCGCCGGAAAGATTGCTTATACCGTACTGGATGAAAACGGCATTCGTCACTTCCAGCCGATGAATGTACTAAATGCGCTGAAAATAACGCCGCGTTACTCGCATCGCTTTTCGATGTACACTTGTGATATCCGCGAGGATCCGGACAATGATACGCTTAGCAGTAACAGTAGCCACGACGGAGATCTGGAGGACTCAAGCAACCACTATCGATCCCTGTCCCGGCGAGGTTCGATGTACAGTAGCGGCTCCAGTAATGGATACGACTTTAACAGGAGAGGAGACAGACTGGATTTCATGACTGCAACGACCCGTCGAAAGTCACTGAGGAATGGTTTCAATCATCCCTACCACACGTACCATCGTCAGGATAGTTTTAAG ACCCTCCCAATGGCAATGCGAATTGCGATTAAGGCATCACTCTCTAGAGAAGCTCCGATCATCAAATCCGCCAGCCGAAGCTATATCCCGCGATCACCGACGATGACCCGGCTAAAGTGA